AGGGCGACCTGCTGGACCGATCCCGTGACCTCCCGTCACTCTACTACGACGGCGAGACGCGGATGCGGTGTCTGGACGAAGCGGTGTCACACGTCTACGACCACGGCTACGCCCACCACATCGAGCGGCTAATGGTCCTCTCGAACTTCGCGACGCTCGTCGGCGCCGACCCGCACGAACTCAACGAGTGGTTCCACGTCGGCTTCGTCGACGCCTACCACTGGGTGACGACGCCGAACGTCCTCGGGATGGGGACGTTCGCCACCGACGCGTTCACCTCGAAGCCGTACGTCTCCTCCGGCAACTACGTCGACAAGATGAGCGACCACTGCACGGCCTGTCCGTACGACGTGGACGCGACGACGGGCGAGGACGCCTGCCCCTTCAACGCGCTCTACTGGGACTTCCTGAAAGAACACGAGGAGACGCTCCGGGGGACGGGGCGGATGGGGCTGATGTACAGCCACGTCGACCGGAAAGGCGAGGCGGAGTGGGCGGCGATCCAGGACCGGGCGTCGAAACTGCGCGAACGGGCGGCGGAGGGGTCGCTGTAGCTCGGCGCGTCGAGAAAAGTCGAATCTTCGTTCGTGCGTCGCTACCGACCGACCGAGCCGGGACTCGGATCGGTCCGATACGGGTGTTGTAAGTCAGTTCCGGCGGTCGCCGACCACCGGAACACAGTTACAACACTCCGTATTACAGCCGCTGGAGGTTGGTCGCTCGTGGGCCCTTGTCGGCCTGTTCGATGTCGAACTCCACCTCCTGTCCTTCTTCCAGGTCCGGACCGCCGATGTCTTCCATGTGGAAGAAGACGTCTTCGTCCGAATCTTCAGTCTCGATGAACCCGTAACCGCCAGTGTCGTTAAAGAACGCAACCGTACCTGTCGCCATTGCGTCCACTAC
This window of the Haloplanus rubicundus genome carries:
- a CDS encoding cold-shock protein; this encodes MATGTVAFFNDTGGYGFIETEDSDEDVFFHMEDIGGPDLEEGQEVEFDIEQADKGPRATNLQRL